The following coding sequences lie in one Miscanthus floridulus cultivar M001 chromosome 9, ASM1932011v1, whole genome shotgun sequence genomic window:
- the LOC136482864 gene encoding protein neprosin-like, translating to MASTRVCLVTLVVVSLVFLTMEAVGARQLSKAPLTSIQSPDGDIIDCVHITKQPAFDHPLLKNHTIQMRPYYHPGGLYDESNNVTNRFTQTWHQNGKCPENTIPIRRTKQEDILTASSIKKNAKKMARIEPSSISIEDPDDAKNHLHAAASSLGEDKYYGTQAAFNVWQPTLETTNDFSLAQLWITSGSGNDLNTIEVGWEVFPYIYNDSNTRLFIFWTHDGYKTGCYNLCQGFIQTNNQIAIGGSILPLSPVSTYSGAQYDFTILVWKDPKGGNWWLKVGSYVLGYWPSSIFTNLADSASNVQWGGEVYSPNAGQTSTQMGSGHFPEEGFGKASYIKNILLIDSSNSLRSPNGVALEAEKSNCYRALKGTASNWGTYIFYGGPGKNNPNC from the exons ATGGCATCGACGCGAGTTTGCTTGGTCACGCTCGTCGTCGTGTCTCTCGTGTTTCTCACCATGGAGGCTGTGGGGGCGAGGCAactcagcaaggctccactcacAAGCAttcag AGCCCAGATGGAGATATCATAGACTGTGTGCACATCACCAAACAACCGGCATTTGATCATCCTTTGCTGAAGAATCATACTATCCAG ATGCGGCCTTATTACCACCCTGGAGGCCTGTATGATGAGTCCAACAATGTAACCAATCGTTTCACCCAAACATGGCATCAGAATGGCAAGTGCCCTGAGAACACCATACCGATCCGAAGGACCAAACAGGAGGATATTTTGACAGCCAGCTCTATCAAGAAGAATGCCAAGAAGATGGCAAGGATTGAACCAAGTTCCATATCTATCGAAGACCCTGATGACGCTAAAAATCACCTG CATGCTGCAGCATCTTCATTGGGCGAGGATAAGTATTATGGAACCCAAGCCGCATTCAATGTGTGGCAGCCAACACTTGAGACCACTAACGACTTCAGTTTGGCCCAGCTCTGGATCACTAGCGGGTCAGGCAACGACCTCAACACCATTGAAGTAGGATGGGAG GTTTTCCCTTATATCTATAACGATAGCAATACTAGACTCTTCATCTTCTGGACT CACGATGGATACAAAACAGGTTGTTACAACCTATGCCAAGGGTTCATCCAGACAAACAATCAGATCGCCATTGGTGGCAGCATCTTACCACTGTCCCCGGTCTCAACATATAGTGGCGCCCAATATGACTTCACTATTTTAGTTTGGAAG GACCCAAAAGGTGGCAATTGGTGGTTGAAAGTTGGAAGCTATGTTTTGGGCTACTGGCCATCATCCATCTTCACCAACTTGGCAGACAGTGCCTCGAATGTCCAGTGGGGTGGCGAGGTGTACTCTCCTAACGCTGGCCAAACTTCGACACAGATGGGCAGTGGACACTTCCCTGAGGAAGGGTTCGGCAAGGCTAGCTACATCAAGAACATTCTGTTGATAGATTCGTCCAACAGTCTCAGATCGCCAAATGGTGTGGCCTTAGAAGCCGAGAAGAGCAATTGCTATAGAGCGCTAAAAGGAACAGCTAGCAATTGGGGAACTTACATCTTCTATGGGGGACCAGGAAAGAATAATCCTAATTGCTAA